The Chryseobacterium scophthalmum genome has a window encoding:
- the rlmD gene encoding 23S rRNA (uracil(1939)-C(5))-methyltransferase RlmD — translation MRKKKDVILENIKLFAAGAKGVAIGKTEEGKTVLVSGAIPGDVVNARVKKSKSKYFEAEVKEIVEKSPFRVEPKCIHFGTCGGCKWQNMSYEKQLDIKQEEVYNNIKRIGGIDDFETVPILGAEEQYFYRNKMEFSFSNARWLSHYEISSEENFGSRDALGFHIPGMWSKILDLKECFLQEDPSNAIRLAVKKFAENKGLDFFDVKNQEGFLRTLMMRQNSKGEWMVLFQLYREEKENRTELFDFLLEQFPQIKTLVYAINPKQNDSIYDQNIKVYFGEGFLMEEMDGLKFKIGPKSFFQTNYKQALELYRKTLEFADLKGDEVVYDLYTGTGTIAQYVARNAKHVIGIESVQEAIDAAIEHAELNGLTNTTFYCGDMKNVFNDEFLENHPKADVLITDPPRDGMHQKVVEQILKLAPEKVVYVSCNSATQARDLALMKDHYTLVKILPVDMFPQTHHVENIALLIKK, via the coding sequence ATGAGAAAGAAGAAAGACGTAATTCTTGAGAATATAAAACTTTTTGCAGCGGGCGCAAAAGGCGTTGCGATAGGAAAAACTGAAGAAGGAAAAACTGTTTTGGTTTCCGGAGCAATTCCTGGAGATGTGGTGAATGCAAGAGTAAAAAAATCAAAGTCGAAATATTTTGAGGCTGAAGTAAAAGAAATTGTTGAAAAGTCGCCGTTCAGAGTTGAGCCGAAGTGTATTCATTTCGGAACCTGTGGTGGTTGCAAATGGCAAAATATGAGCTACGAAAAGCAGCTTGATATTAAACAGGAAGAAGTTTATAACAATATCAAGAGAATTGGCGGAATCGATGATTTTGAAACCGTTCCTATTTTGGGTGCAGAAGAGCAGTATTTTTACAGAAATAAAATGGAATTTTCTTTCTCTAATGCAAGATGGTTGAGTCATTACGAAATAAGTTCTGAGGAAAACTTTGGAAGCAGAGACGCTTTAGGTTTCCATATTCCGGGAATGTGGAGCAAAATTTTAGATCTAAAAGAATGTTTCCTTCAGGAAGATCCGTCGAATGCGATTCGTTTGGCAGTGAAAAAATTTGCTGAGAATAAAGGTTTAGATTTTTTTGATGTTAAAAATCAGGAAGGTTTCTTGAGAACTTTGATGATGAGACAAAACTCAAAAGGAGAATGGATGGTTTTATTCCAGCTTTACAGAGAAGAAAAAGAAAACCGTACAGAACTTTTTGACTTCTTGCTGGAGCAATTCCCACAAATAAAAACATTGGTCTATGCCATTAATCCTAAACAAAATGATTCAATCTACGATCAAAATATCAAAGTATATTTCGGAGAAGGATTTTTAATGGAAGAAATGGACGGTTTGAAATTTAAAATCGGTCCGAAATCTTTCTTTCAGACTAATTACAAACAGGCTTTAGAATTATATAGAAAAACACTTGAATTTGCTGATTTAAAAGGTGATGAAGTTGTTTACGATTTATATACAGGAACCGGAACGATCGCTCAATATGTTGCAAGAAACGCAAAACATGTAATTGGAATCGAGTCTGTACAGGAAGCAATTGATGCTGCAATCGAACACGCTGAGCTAAATGGTTTAACCAATACGACTTTCTATTGTGGTGATATGAAAAACGTTTTCAATGACGAGTTTTTAGAAAATCATCCAAAAGCTGATGTGTTGATTACCGATCCGCCAAGAGACGGAATGCACCAAAAAGTTGTTGAGCAGATTTTGAAACTGGCTCCGGAAAAAGTAGTTTATGTAAGCTGTAATTCTGCAACGCAGGCTAGAGATTTAGCTTTAATGAAAGACCATTATACTTTGGTGAAGATTTTACCGGTAGATATGTTCCCGCAAACCCACCATGTGGAGAATATTGCTCTGCTTATCAAGAAATAA
- a CDS encoding zinc-dependent metalloprotease, translated as MIKNCKAVFLVGALFFTQQNLFSQEKEKDSTTAVKKDTAVVKKDDKKKSLIKPFKEIITDKAVSDQGVFTVHKVDDKYYFEIPDAMLKKEFLLVTRLTKAAAGMRSGTSGYAGDQIGQQVIAFEKGPKDKILLRSISHIDYAKDSTSQMYNSVTRNNVQSIIKSFDVKAYGVKNNSSVIEVTDVLNSDNELTSFSVWSKDSYRVGTFQKDMSFVNFVKSFPTNIEINTTKTFARTLGAPVTPAIPGRPAPKISGNYTVEINSSFVLLPENKMQARYFDPRIGYFTVGYTDFDLDPQGVKRISLVKRWRLEPKPQDLEKYNKGELVEPAKPIVFYIDPATPKKWVPYLMQGVNDWQKAFEKAGFKNAIVAKIPDPKADPEWSLEDARFSAIVYKPSDVPNASGPSIADPRTGEILESHINWYHNVMLLLRNWYFVQASPNDERARKMEFDEKLMGELIRFVSSHEVGHTLGLRHNYGSSSTVPVEKLRDKKWLEKNGHTPSIMDYARFNYVAQPEDKIGDAGIFPRIGDYDDWAIEWGYKRFNQFKTPDAEKQYLNQWVIKNLKNERLWFGTETNPLDPRSQSEQVGDNAMIASTYGIKNLQRIVDNLDQWTKTPNEDYKNLDMMYDQVTTQFKRYLGHVSKYIGGQMETPKTAEQSGAVYEVVAKKDQKEAMKFLTENVFTTPQWLLKKDIFEKTGKTPVKTVEEIQNVVLGRVLSPMVLQSLYQSEAVDQNSYPLIEFFSDLNNSIITKENTDIYGRNLQRNYVDTLIKLIDNKNSDKSDVSAIVRGNLNTIKKDLLAKNTSNDLVSKYHNEDLVFRIEKALDPK; from the coding sequence ATGATAAAGAACTGTAAAGCTGTTTTCTTAGTTGGTGCATTATTTTTTACTCAGCAGAATTTATTTTCTCAGGAAAAAGAGAAAGATTCTACAACGGCTGTAAAAAAAGATACTGCCGTAGTAAAGAAAGATGATAAAAAGAAAAGTCTGATCAAACCATTTAAAGAAATCATTACCGATAAAGCGGTTTCAGATCAGGGAGTTTTTACGGTTCATAAAGTAGACGACAAATATTATTTTGAAATTCCGGATGCAATGCTGAAAAAGGAGTTTCTTTTGGTAACAAGATTAACAAAAGCAGCTGCAGGAATGCGTTCAGGAACTTCCGGTTATGCAGGAGACCAAATCGGGCAGCAAGTCATTGCTTTTGAAAAAGGTCCGAAAGATAAAATCTTGTTGCGTTCGATTTCTCACATAGATTATGCAAAAGATTCTACTTCGCAAATGTATAATTCGGTGACGAGAAATAATGTGCAGTCTATCATTAAATCTTTTGATGTAAAAGCTTACGGAGTAAAGAACAATTCTTCTGTAATTGAAGTTACGGATGTTCTGAATTCTGATAACGAGTTGACTTCTTTTTCGGTTTGGTCTAAAGATTCTTACAGAGTCGGGACTTTTCAGAAAGATATGTCATTCGTGAATTTTGTGAAATCTTTCCCTACAAATATTGAAATTAATACCACTAAAACTTTTGCAAGAACTTTAGGAGCGCCTGTAACTCCGGCAATTCCGGGAAGACCTGCACCAAAAATCAGTGGAAATTATACAGTGGAAATTAACTCTTCTTTCGTACTTCTTCCTGAAAACAAAATGCAGGCAAGATATTTTGATCCGAGAATTGGATATTTTACAGTGGGGTATACCGATTTCGATTTAGATCCTCAAGGGGTAAAAAGGATTTCATTAGTAAAAAGATGGCGTCTGGAACCAAAACCTCAGGATTTAGAAAAATATAATAAAGGTGAATTGGTAGAGCCTGCAAAACCAATTGTATTCTATATCGATCCTGCGACTCCAAAAAAATGGGTTCCTTATTTAATGCAAGGAGTTAATGATTGGCAAAAAGCTTTTGAAAAAGCCGGATTCAAAAATGCAATTGTTGCAAAAATCCCAGATCCGAAAGCAGATCCAGAATGGAGTTTGGAAGATGCCAGATTTTCTGCAATCGTTTATAAACCTTCGGATGTACCGAATGCTTCAGGACCTTCAATCGCCGATCCAAGAACGGGTGAGATTTTAGAAAGTCACATCAATTGGTATCACAACGTCATGTTATTGCTAAGAAACTGGTATTTTGTACAGGCTTCTCCAAATGATGAAAGAGCAAGAAAAATGGAGTTTGATGAGAAACTGATGGGTGAACTTATCCGTTTTGTTTCTTCTCACGAAGTTGGTCACACTTTAGGTTTGAGACATAACTATGGATCAAGTTCTACAGTTCCTGTTGAAAAACTAAGAGACAAAAAATGGTTGGAGAAAAACGGTCACACTCCTTCGATTATGGATTATGCAAGATTTAATTATGTTGCACAACCGGAAGATAAGATTGGTGATGCCGGAATTTTCCCAAGAATTGGTGATTATGACGATTGGGCAATCGAATGGGGATATAAAAGATTTAATCAGTTTAAAACTCCTGATGCAGAAAAACAATATCTGAATCAGTGGGTAATTAAAAATCTTAAAAACGAAAGACTTTGGTTTGGTACAGAAACCAATCCTTTAGACCCAAGATCTCAAAGTGAGCAAGTTGGTGATAATGCTATGATTGCAAGTACTTACGGGATCAAAAATCTGCAAAGAATTGTGGATAACTTAGATCAATGGACGAAGACACCAAACGAAGATTATAAAAATCTCGATATGATGTACGATCAGGTGACGACACAGTTCAAAAGATATTTAGGTCACGTTTCAAAATATATCGGTGGACAAATGGAAACTCCGAAAACTGCCGAACAATCTGGTGCGGTTTATGAAGTTGTTGCCAAAAAAGACCAGAAAGAGGCGATGAAATTTTTAACTGAAAATGTTTTCACCACTCCGCAATGGTTGCTTAAGAAAGATATTTTTGAGAAGACAGGTAAAACTCCGGTAAAAACAGTTGAAGAAATTCAGAATGTTGTTTTGGGAAGAGTTTTAAGCCCGATGGTTCTTCAGAGTCTTTATCAATCTGAAGCGGTTGATCAAAATTCATATCCATTAATTGAGTTTTTCTCAGATTTAAACAATTCAATTATTACAAAAGAAAATACAGACATTTACGGAAGAAATCTTCAGAGAAATTATGTAGATACTTTAATAAAATTAATTGACAACAAAAATTCTGATAAGTCTGATGTTTCTGCCATTGTAAGAGGAAATTTAAATACCATTAAAAAAGATCTTTTAGCAAAAAATACTTCTAATGATTTGGTCAGCAAATATCATAATGAAGATTTGGTTTTCCGTATTGAGAAAGCTTTAGATCCAAAATAA
- a CDS encoding DUF6452 family protein yields MKYFKFIIFILALSSVISCGGDDDICESGEGTPRMKISFRKDNKITKLDNIKVFVDYGSKIVTLGTFSKVDSVFVPLRVDDSPYTDIYVKTIDTEDSTRVRVNYTTKSIYVSPGCGVKRNYENVNSVLSTPNSLKSVEQGQNFIENEDKTNLFFNF; encoded by the coding sequence ATGAAATATTTTAAATTTATCATATTCATTCTTGCATTATCATCGGTCATTTCTTGTGGAGGTGATGATGATATCTGCGAAAGCGGTGAAGGTACGCCTCGAATGAAAATTTCATTTAGAAAAGACAATAAAATTACAAAGCTTGATAATATAAAAGTGTTTGTAGATTACGGATCTAAAATTGTAACCTTGGGAACTTTTTCGAAAGTTGATTCTGTGTTTGTGCCATTACGTGTAGATGATTCTCCTTATACAGATATTTATGTAAAAACAATAGATACTGAAGATTCAACAAGGGTAAGAGTAAATTACACCACGAAATCTATTTACGTTTCACCGGGATGTGGTGTGAAGAGAAATTATGAAAATGTAAATTCAGTATTATCAACACCGAATTCTTTGAAAAGTGTAGAACAAGGGCAAAATTTTATAGAAAATGAAGACAAGACTAATTTATTCTTTAATTTTTAG
- a CDS encoding fumarate reductase/succinate dehydrogenase flavoprotein subunit, which yields MSKLDSKIPAGPLKDKWKNHKDHMNLVAPNNRDKIDIIVVGTGLAGGSAAATLAEQGYNVKAFCYQDSPRRAHSIAAQGGINAAKNYQGDGDSTYRLFYDTIKGGDYRAREANVYRLAEVSANIIDQCVSQGVPFGRDYGGQLDNRSFGGVQVKRTFYAKGQTGQQLLLGAYSSLSRQIGKGRVKMYNRHEMLELVIVDGKARGIIARNLVTGEIERHSAHAVVIASGGYGNVYFLSTNAMGSNVSAAWKIHKKGAYFANPCYVQIHPTCIPVHGTQQSKLTLMSESLRNSGRIWVPKKIEDSVAIREGKLRPENIKEEDRDYYLERRYPAFGNLVPRDVASRAGKERCDAGFGIENNETKEGVYLDFSTEIMKKGKESAIEKHIHNPTEQQIYDLGKAWIEEKYGNLFVMYEKITADDPYKTPMKIYPAVHYTMGGVWVDYNLQSTIPGCFVVGEANFSDHGANRLGASALMQGLADGYFVLPYTIADYLSADIRTGEIPTNSAEFDAAEKEIKDKVNFFVNNKGTHSVDYFHKQLGHIMWNKVGMGRTPEGLREAIVEIDEVKKNFWKDVKVMGETEGMNTELEKAFRVADFIELGQLMAIDALHRNESCGGHFREDHATPEGEAERDDVNFKYVGAWEYQGDDIKQEVLHKEDLIYENIEVKARSYK from the coding sequence ATGAGTAAATTAGATTCAAAAATTCCTGCTGGTCCTCTTAAGGATAAATGGAAAAATCATAAAGACCATATGAACCTTGTTGCACCAAACAACAGAGATAAGATTGATATTATTGTTGTAGGTACAGGTTTGGCAGGTGGTTCTGCTGCAGCTACATTGGCTGAGCAAGGATATAATGTAAAGGCGTTTTGCTACCAAGATTCACCAAGAAGAGCACACTCTATTGCTGCACAAGGTGGTATCAACGCTGCTAAAAACTATCAAGGTGATGGTGACTCTACTTACAGATTGTTCTACGATACCATTAAAGGTGGTGACTACAGAGCAAGAGAGGCAAACGTTTACAGATTAGCTGAAGTTTCTGCAAATATTATCGACCAGTGTGTTTCTCAAGGGGTTCCATTCGGTAGAGATTACGGCGGACAATTAGATAACCGTTCATTTGGTGGAGTTCAGGTTAAAAGAACTTTCTACGCAAAAGGACAAACTGGTCAACAGTTATTATTAGGTGCATATTCTTCATTAAGCCGTCAAATCGGAAAAGGAAGAGTAAAAATGTACAACCGTCACGAAATGCTTGAATTGGTAATCGTAGACGGGAAAGCAAGAGGAATTATCGCAAGAAACCTGGTAACAGGTGAGATCGAAAGACACTCAGCTCACGCAGTGGTAATTGCTTCAGGAGGTTACGGAAACGTATATTTCCTTTCTACCAACGCAATGGGTTCTAACGTTTCTGCAGCTTGGAAGATCCACAAAAAAGGAGCGTATTTCGCAAACCCTTGTTATGTACAGATTCACCCAACTTGTATTCCTGTTCACGGAACACAGCAGTCTAAACTGACTTTGATGTCTGAATCACTTAGAAACTCCGGAAGAATTTGGGTTCCTAAGAAAATTGAAGATTCAGTTGCCATCAGAGAAGGTAAATTGAGACCTGAAAATATTAAAGAAGAAGATAGAGATTACTATTTAGAAAGAAGATATCCTGCATTCGGAAACTTAGTTCCTCGTGACGTTGCGTCTAGAGCTGGTAAAGAAAGATGTGATGCTGGTTTCGGAATCGAAAATAATGAAACTAAAGAAGGTGTTTACCTGGATTTCTCTACAGAGATCATGAAAAAAGGTAAAGAATCTGCTATCGAAAAACATATTCACAATCCTACAGAACAACAGATCTATGATCTAGGAAAAGCTTGGATTGAGGAAAAATATGGTAACTTGTTCGTAATGTACGAAAAGATTACTGCGGATGATCCTTATAAAACTCCAATGAAGATCTATCCTGCTGTACACTATACAATGGGTGGTGTTTGGGTTGATTACAACTTACAATCTACAATTCCTGGATGTTTCGTTGTTGGGGAAGCAAACTTCTCAGACCACGGTGCAAACAGATTAGGAGCTTCTGCTTTGATGCAAGGTTTGGCAGACGGATATTTCGTTCTTCCTTACACGATTGCAGATTATCTTTCTGCAGACATCAGAACAGGAGAAATTCCTACAAATTCTGCTGAGTTTGACGCAGCTGAAAAAGAAATTAAAGACAAAGTAAACTTCTTTGTTAATAATAAAGGAACGCATTCAGTAGATTATTTCCATAAGCAATTAGGACACATTATGTGGAATAAAGTGGGGATGGGAAGAACTCCTGAAGGTTTGAGAGAAGCTATCGTAGAAATCGACGAAGTGAAAAAGAACTTCTGGAAAGATGTAAAAGTAATGGGTGAAACTGAAGGAATGAACACCGAGCTTGAAAAAGCATTCAGAGTTGCTGATTTTATCGAATTAGGTCAATTAATGGCTATCGATGCATTACATAGAAACGAATCTTGTGGAGGACATTTCAGAGAAGACCATGCAACTCCGGAAGGGGAAGCAGAAAGAGATGATGTTAACTTTAAATATGTAGGAGCTTGGGAATATCAGGGTGATGATATTAAGCAAGAAGTTCTGCACAAAGAAGACCTTATCTATGAGAACATCGAAGTTAAAGCGAGAAGTTACAAATAA
- a CDS encoding succinate dehydrogenase/fumarate reductase iron-sulfur subunit, with translation MSAKKGLHLTLKIWRQKNTKTKGQFETYKISDVSTDSSFLEMLDILNENLINEGKEPIAFDHDCREGICGMCSLYINGRAHGPDTGITTCQLHMRMFKDGETIVIEPWRSAAFPVIKDLMVDRSAFDRVMAAGGFISVNTSGNTLDANAIPVPKEDADKAMDAAACIGCGACVATCKNGSAMLFVGAKVSQYALLPQGRVEAKRRVLNMVKAMDEEGFGNCSNTGACEVECPKGISLENIARMNREYMAAYADRG, from the coding sequence ATGAGTGCAAAAAAAGGCCTTCATCTTACGCTGAAAATTTGGAGACAAAAAAATACAAAAACTAAAGGTCAGTTTGAGACCTACAAAATATCAGATGTTTCTACAGATTCTTCATTCTTAGAAATGTTAGATATCCTGAACGAAAACTTGATCAACGAAGGAAAAGAACCTATCGCTTTTGACCACGACTGTCGTGAAGGAATCTGCGGAATGTGTTCTCTTTACATCAATGGTAGAGCTCACGGTCCGGATACAGGTATTACAACATGTCAGCTTCACATGAGAATGTTCAAAGATGGTGAAACTATCGTTATTGAACCTTGGAGAAGTGCTGCGTTCCCTGTTATCAAAGACTTAATGGTAGACAGAAGCGCATTCGACAGAGTAATGGCTGCAGGTGGATTTATCTCGGTAAATACTTCAGGAAATACTTTGGATGCAAATGCAATTCCGGTTCCTAAAGAAGATGCAGACAAAGCAATGGATGCTGCAGCTTGTATCGGTTGTGGAGCTTGTGTGGCAACTTGTAAAAACGGTTCTGCAATGTTGTTCGTTGGAGCTAAAGTTTCTCAGTATGCACTTTTACCTCAAGGTAGAGTAGAAGCGAAACGTAGAGTTCTAAACATGGTGAAAGCTATGGACGAAGAAGGATTTGGTAACTGTTCAAATACAGGAGCTTGTGAAGTAGAATGCCCTAAAGGAATTTCTCTTGAGAATATCGCAAGAATGAACAGAGAATACATGGCTGCGTATGCAGACAGAGGATAA
- a CDS encoding TlpA family protein disulfide reductase, translated as MKKYLLLFVIAIFAMSCSKKVEVKGKIAGSSPLERIEFVEASGVATLPLANFGIDKDGNFTGTFEAPKNGMYVMNYAGKQNLIFLKGGQKLNISGNSATFPNEYVVTGDAKSDNDFFQACQKFLTTYGQTLNIQQLVSGDEAAYVKAMQKIEADINKNIEENVKKFNPGKEVVEWKKIDAKTAILNLLVNYEMTKKQTSGNNPSFKLGKAFTDYEAKLQENKETMIKTSPFYRQYLLTKMSPDFQTFAQAKAQGKTDVTTSELFNEFLKGKKEVSQTEKDYLLAFVMAQSDVHPQTPAATTDKIKKIIEEDIKDATIKADLKKMLFVINGFKIGDDAPEASLVKQDGSAYKLSENKGKPYMIVFYASWNPYIAEGTMPVLKEVVNFYKSKMNFVFVNLDDTKDQFTKTSNALLKGIPGTNVYGDGGLDSDIAKKYGVYGFKLPSFIVVDKNGKVASRSFVNLGDQDLITILDKQTGLSAPKVDPAAQLQIDPSALQQQAAPQVEKVPVEAK; from the coding sequence ATGAAAAAATATCTTTTGTTGTTTGTCATTGCAATATTCGCAATGTCTTGTTCAAAAAAAGTTGAAGTAAAAGGAAAAATCGCAGGCAGTTCTCCATTAGAGAGAATTGAGTTTGTAGAAGCTTCCGGTGTTGCTACTTTGCCATTGGCTAACTTTGGTATCGATAAAGACGGAAACTTTACAGGAACTTTTGAAGCTCCAAAAAACGGAATGTATGTGATGAACTATGCCGGAAAACAGAATCTTATTTTCCTTAAAGGAGGTCAGAAACTTAATATTTCAGGTAATTCTGCTACTTTCCCGAACGAATATGTAGTGACTGGTGATGCAAAAAGTGATAACGACTTTTTTCAGGCTTGCCAAAAATTCCTAACAACTTATGGTCAGACTCTGAATATTCAGCAGTTGGTTTCAGGTGATGAGGCTGCGTACGTGAAAGCAATGCAGAAAATTGAAGCTGATATCAATAAAAATATCGAAGAAAACGTAAAGAAATTCAATCCTGGAAAAGAAGTGGTTGAATGGAAAAAAATAGATGCTAAAACGGCTATTCTTAATTTATTGGTAAATTATGAAATGACTAAAAAGCAAACGTCGGGTAACAATCCTTCATTCAAATTGGGTAAGGCATTCACAGATTATGAAGCTAAACTTCAGGAGAATAAAGAAACCATGATTAAAACAAGTCCGTTTTACAGACAGTATCTTTTAACAAAAATGAGCCCTGATTTCCAAACATTTGCTCAGGCAAAAGCTCAAGGAAAAACAGATGTTACAACTTCAGAGTTATTTAATGAATTCTTGAAAGGTAAAAAAGAAGTTTCTCAAACAGAGAAAGATTATTTATTAGCTTTCGTAATGGCTCAGTCTGATGTACATCCACAAACTCCTGCTGCTACAACCGATAAAATCAAAAAAATTATCGAAGAAGATATTAAAGACGCTACTATTAAAGCTGATTTGAAGAAAATGCTTTTCGTAATCAACGGATTCAAAATTGGTGATGATGCACCGGAAGCTTCTTTGGTAAAACAAGACGGTTCAGCTTATAAATTAAGCGAGAACAAAGGAAAACCTTACATGATCGTTTTCTACGCTTCTTGGAATCCTTACATTGCTGAAGGTACAATGCCTGTTTTGAAAGAAGTTGTGAATTTCTACAAATCTAAAATGAATTTCGTATTTGTAAATTTAGATGATACCAAAGATCAGTTTACAAAAACAAGCAATGCTTTATTAAAAGGAATTCCTGGAACTAATGTTTATGGTGACGGAGGTTTAGACTCTGACATTGCTAAAAAATATGGAGTATACGGTTTCAAATTACCTAGCTTCATCGTAGTTGATAAAAACGGTAAAGTAGCAAGCAGATCTTTTGTAAATCTAGGTGATCAGGATTTGATTACAATCTTAGACAAGCAAACAGGTCTTTCAGCTCCAAAGGTAGATCCGGCAGCTCAGTTGCAGATTGATCCTTCAGCTTTACAGCAGCAAGCGGCTCCTCAGGTTGAGAAAGTTCCGGTTGAAGCAAAATAA
- a CDS encoding succinate dehydrogenase cytochrome b subunit — translation MAGLTSSTIGRKYAMALSAMFLLIFLVMHLSTNMTSVFSEDVFNEASHFMGYNPAVQYLMQPILMFAVIFHFAMGFVLEIKNNKARPIKYANNNGAANSTWMSRNMIISGAVILAFLVLHFYDFYFPEMNYKYIQANTPDETRYWAELHHKFHDLWRVALYVVAFGLLGLHLAHGFQSSFQSIGARHQKYTPVIKAFGNWYSILIPAGFIFIAIFHYVTQ, via the coding sequence ATGGCAGGTTTAACAAGTTCTACAATAGGTAGAAAATATGCTATGGCACTTTCAGCAATGTTTTTGCTGATATTCTTAGTGATGCATCTATCTACCAACATGACATCCGTTTTCAGCGAAGATGTTTTTAATGAGGCTTCTCATTTTATGGGATACAATCCGGCGGTACAGTATCTGATGCAGCCGATTTTGATGTTTGCAGTGATTTTCCATTTTGCAATGGGGTTCGTTCTTGAGATTAAGAACAACAAGGCTCGTCCGATTAAATATGCGAACAACAACGGAGCGGCTAATTCTACATGGATGTCTAGAAATATGATTATTTCCGGAGCTGTGATCTTAGCTTTCTTGGTATTGCATTTTTATGATTTTTATTTTCCTGAAATGAATTACAAGTACATTCAGGCAAATACACCAGATGAGACAAGATATTGGGCAGAGCTTCACCACAAGTTTCATGATCTTTGGAGAGTGGCACTTTATGTTGTGGCTTTCGGATTATTAGGTCTGCATTTGGCACACGGTTTCCAGTCTTCTTTCCAGTCGATCGGAGCTAGACACCAAAAGTACACTCCTGTTATTAAAGCTTTCGGAAATTGGTATTCAATCCTTATTCCTGCAGGTTTTATTTTTATTGCAATTTTTCATTACGTAACTCAATAA
- a CDS encoding DUF6048 family protein, translating to MKTRLIYSLIFSVFGLLTLSAQEKEEAEKPKWKYEPNFIVGVDVLNAGVSFFSDRQMFQGFISSRVKDNLHGIIEAGFDKNIYQNNGYDAKASGPFMKIGAFYMLARDRENDFNGFYGGGKIGGSFYTQEYMAIPIRGFGGNSSSVSMPSSSQSSFWLEGNLGGRVQLFESNFYIDVSMQPRYLMVTSKQDDVVPMIVPGFGKSSNKFNMGFAWNIAYKF from the coding sequence ATGAAGACAAGACTAATTTATTCTTTAATTTTTAGTGTTTTCGGTTTGCTGACTCTTTCTGCACAGGAAAAAGAGGAAGCTGAAAAACCAAAATGGAAATACGAACCCAATTTTATTGTTGGTGTTGATGTCTTGAATGCGGGAGTTTCATTTTTCTCAGACCGACAGATGTTTCAGGGGTTTATTTCTTCCAGAGTAAAAGATAATCTCCACGGAATTATAGAAGCAGGTTTTGATAAAAATATTTACCAAAATAATGGCTACGATGCTAAAGCAAGCGGACCTTTTATGAAAATCGGTGCCTTTTATATGTTGGCAAGGGATCGTGAGAATGATTTCAACGGTTTTTATGGAGGTGGAAAAATTGGTGGATCATTTTACACTCAAGAATACATGGCGATTCCTATACGTGGTTTTGGTGGAAACAGTTCGTCGGTTTCAATGCCCTCATCTTCACAGTCATCTTTTTGGCTGGAAGGAAATTTAGGCGGAAGAGTACAGTTGTTTGAATCTAATTTTTACATCGATGTCAGTATGCAACCGCGTTATTTAATGGTTACTTCAAAACAGGATGATGTTGTTCCAATGATTGTTCCCGGTTTTGGAAAAAGCTCCAATAAATTTAATATGGGCTTTGCATGGAATATTGCATATAAGTTTTAG